A section of the Mergibacter septicus genome encodes:
- the ruvA gene encoding Holliday junction branch migration protein RuvA, whose product MIGRLTGFIIEKQPPEIVLDVNGVGYELLLPMNSFYNLPEKENLVTLFTHLVVREDVHLLFGFTQKQERTLFRDLIKTNGVGPKLALAILSAMSVQEFAYAIEREELSKLIKIPGVGKKTAERLLVELKGKFKDFKQSDFFVEQKFDATNKGTMVSENSAIDEAIAALIALGYRATEAEKMVKKVATTSENNSEKLIREALKNAL is encoded by the coding sequence ATGATAGGGCGTTTAACTGGTTTTATTATTGAAAAACAGCCTCCCGAGATAGTGTTAGATGTTAATGGAGTGGGTTATGAATTATTACTACCGATGAATAGTTTTTATAATCTACCTGAAAAAGAAAATCTAGTTACTTTATTTACCCATTTAGTTGTCAGAGAAGATGTTCATCTTCTGTTTGGTTTTACTCAAAAACAAGAAAGGACGTTATTTCGAGATTTGATTAAAACCAATGGTGTTGGACCTAAGCTAGCTTTAGCTATTTTATCGGCGATGTCAGTTCAAGAGTTTGCCTATGCAATTGAACGAGAAGAATTATCTAAACTGATTAAAATTCCCGGTGTAGGCAAAAAAACCGCAGAACGTTTGTTGGTTGAATTAAAAGGTAAATTTAAAGATTTCAAACAGTCAGATTTTTTTGTTGAACAGAAGTTTGATGCGACCAATAAAGGCACGATGGTGAGTGAAAATAGTGCGATAGATGAAGCGATAGCCGCACTCATTGCGCTGGGATATCGTGCAACAGAGGCAGAAAAAATGGTGAAAAAAGTAGCAACAACAAGTGAGAATAATAGCGAAAAATTAATCCGTGAAGCCTTAAAAAATGCCTTATAA
- the aspS gene encoding aspartate--tRNA ligase: MMRSHYCGQLNRSHVGQQVMLSGWVHRRRDLGGLIFIDLRDREGIVQVFIDPANQAAFNAASALRGEYCIQIVGQVIARPENQINQNMATGEIEVSAESVKVYNTAEVLPLDFNQNNSEEQRLKYRYLDLRRPEMAERIKTRAKITSFIRRFMDDNGFLDIETPMLTKATPEGARDYLVPSRVHKGKFYALPQSPQLFKQLLMMSGFDRYYQIVKCFRDEDLRADRQPEFTQVDVETSFLTAPEVRAIMEKMVRGLWQEIIGVDLGTFPIMTYAEAMRRFGSDKPDLRNPLEMVDVADLLKDVEFKVFNAPANDPNGRIAVIRVPNGIEISRKQIDEYTQFVSIYGAKGLAWIKVNDITAGVEGVQSPIAKFLSAEVLKAILERVEAQNGDILFFGADSYKVVTDAMGALRLKLGRDCGLTALELWKPLWVIDFPMFELDDEGGLAAMHHPFTSPANATPEQLEQNPTQAVANAYDMVINGYEVGGGSVRIFDQKMQQTVFRILGIDEQEQQEKFGFLLDALKFGTPPHAGLAFGLDRLTMLLTGTDNIRDVIAFPKTTAAACLMTEAPSAANPMSLAELAISVVNKE, encoded by the coding sequence ATGATGCGTTCACATTACTGCGGTCAATTAAACCGTAGCCACGTTGGTCAACAAGTTATGCTTAGCGGTTGGGTTCATCGTCGTCGAGATTTAGGCGGTTTAATCTTTATTGATCTGCGGGATCGTGAAGGTATTGTTCAAGTATTTATCGACCCAGCAAATCAAGCTGCATTTAACGCAGCTTCAGCGTTACGTGGTGAATACTGTATCCAAATTGTTGGGCAGGTTATTGCTCGTCCAGAAAATCAAATTAATCAGAATATGGCAACTGGTGAGATTGAAGTCTCTGCTGAAAGTGTAAAAGTTTATAATACGGCTGAGGTTTTGCCATTAGATTTTAATCAAAATAATAGTGAAGAACAGCGTTTAAAATATCGTTATTTAGATTTACGTCGCCCAGAAATGGCGGAAAGAATTAAAACTCGAGCTAAAATTACCAGTTTTATTCGTCGTTTTATGGACGATAATGGTTTCCTAGATATTGAAACTCCAATGCTAACTAAAGCAACGCCAGAAGGTGCAAGGGACTATTTAGTACCAAGCCGAGTACATAAAGGTAAATTTTATGCTTTACCACAGTCGCCACAATTGTTTAAACAATTATTAATGATGTCAGGTTTTGATCGTTATTATCAAATTGTTAAATGTTTTCGTGATGAAGATTTGCGTGCAGATCGTCAACCTGAATTTACCCAAGTGGATGTTGAAACCTCTTTCTTAACAGCACCTGAAGTTAGAGCAATTATGGAAAAAATGGTGAGAGGTTTATGGCAAGAAATTATTGGTGTTGATTTAGGTACTTTCCCAATTATGACTTATGCTGAGGCAATGCGACGCTTTGGTTCAGATAAACCAGATTTACGTAATCCATTAGAGATGGTTGATGTTGCAGATTTATTAAAAGATGTTGAGTTTAAAGTCTTTAATGCTCCAGCAAATGATCCAAATGGACGTATTGCTGTGATTCGTGTCCCAAATGGAATTGAAATTAGCCGTAAACAAATTGATGAATATACTCAATTTGTTAGTATTTATGGTGCAAAAGGGCTAGCTTGGATTAAAGTAAACGATATTACTGCAGGCGTAGAAGGCGTGCAAAGTCCAATTGCTAAATTCCTTTCAGCTGAAGTTTTGAAAGCGATTTTAGAGCGTGTAGAAGCTCAAAATGGTGATATTTTATTCTTTGGTGCAGATAGTTATAAAGTTGTGACTGATGCAATGGGAGCATTACGCTTAAAACTTGGGCGTGATTGTGGTTTAACTGCATTAGAATTATGGAAACCATTATGGGTTATTGATTTCCCAATGTTTGAACTTGATGATGAAGGTGGTTTAGCGGCGATGCACCATCCATTCACTTCACCAGCAAATGCGACACCAGAACAGTTAGAACAAAATCCAACTCAAGCGGTAGCCAATGCTTATGATATGGTTATAAATGGCTATGAAGTAGGGGGCGGATCGGTGCGTATTTTTGACCAAAAAATGCAACAAACAGTCTTCCGTATCTTAGGAATTGATGAACAAGAACAGCAAGAAAAATTTGGTTTCTTACTTGATGCGTTAAAATTTGGTACACCACCACACGCTGGGTTAGCGTTTGGTTTAGACCGCTTAACTATGTTATTAACTGGAACAGATAATATCCGTGATGTTATTGCCTTCCCGAAAACAACGGCAGCAGCTTGCTTGATGACTGAAGCCCCTAGTGCGGCAAATCCAATGTCATTGGCAGAGTTGGCAATCAGTGTAGTGAATAAGGAATAA
- the nudB gene encoding dihydroneopterin triphosphate diphosphatase: protein MKYKRPESVLVVVYCTTSERVLMLRRKDDQDFWQSVSGSLEEGETPFQAAKREVWEELGIRLDEQQGQLYDCQQEVDFEIFPQFYHRYAPGTRYCHEYWFTLAFTDEITVHLTEHTDYQWVEAEQAMRLTKSWNNAAAIEKFILKKKTTQN, encoded by the coding sequence ATGAAGTATAAGAGGCCAGAATCTGTTTTGGTGGTAGTTTATTGCACCACCAGCGAGAGAGTCTTAATGTTACGGCGTAAAGATGATCAGGATTTCTGGCAATCAGTCTCTGGTAGTTTGGAAGAGGGGGAAACCCCTTTTCAGGCTGCTAAACGAGAAGTGTGGGAAGAGTTAGGAATACGATTAGATGAACAACAAGGACAATTATATGATTGTCAACAAGAAGTCGATTTCGAGATTTTCCCGCAGTTCTATCATCGCTATGCACCGGGAACACGTTATTGTCATGAATATTGGTTTACTTTAGCTTTTACTGATGAAATTACCGTTCATTTAACCGAACATACCGATTATCAGTGGGTTGAAGCAGAACAAGCTATGCGTTTAACGAAATCTTGGAATAATGCAGCAGCAATTGAAAAATTTATTTTAAAGAAAAAAACGACTCAAAACTAA
- the ruvC gene encoding crossover junction endodeoxyribonuclease RuvC codes for MTIILGVDPGSRVTGYGVIRQQGRQLTYLGSGVIRTAAEDLPTRLKRIYAGINEIILQFQPDMFAIEQVFMARNADSALKLGQARGAAIVAAVNRELPVFEYAARLVKQTVVGIGSADKAQVQHMVSQILRLSATPQADAADALAIAITHAHSMQHSLHIARTADGKHTEKHLALLRTRYSRGRFRLKAEK; via the coding sequence ATGACCATTATTCTTGGTGTTGATCCCGGTTCTCGAGTAACAGGGTATGGCGTTATTCGGCAACAGGGAAGGCAATTAACATATTTAGGCAGTGGGGTAATTCGTACTGCTGCGGAGGATTTGCCTACTCGTTTAAAACGTATTTATGCAGGTATAAATGAAATTATTTTACAGTTTCAACCAGATATGTTTGCGATTGAACAGGTCTTTATGGCGAGGAATGCCGATTCAGCATTAAAACTTGGACAAGCAAGAGGGGCGGCAATTGTTGCAGCTGTTAATAGAGAATTACCCGTTTTTGAATATGCTGCACGTTTGGTAAAGCAGACTGTGGTTGGAATAGGATCTGCAGATAAAGCACAAGTTCAGCATATGGTAAGCCAGATTTTACGATTATCGGCAACACCACAAGCGGATGCGGCTGATGCGTTAGCGATTGCAATTACTCATGCGCATAGTATGCAACATTCATTACATATTGCACGGACTGCAGATGGTAAGCATACTGAAAAACATCTTGCTTTACTAAGGACTCGTTATAGTCGGGGAAGGTTTCGTTTAAAAGCAGAAAAATAA
- a CDS encoding RsiV family protein, with the protein MLKKWRQTIIFFMILVGSAISTKVFAIPLLKVETQPIIQAQKCLKAEQQACYQVDIQTIKTNIEWINHYFEEAIRKQLKLDEVAVIPENWSEKDQKNLSLTELKQNYLAELSGLMQQEFAPFGYFQFYRPRFFAQNQALAMFVEDFYLFSGGAHGYGSTNYLNFDLKLGKKLTVDDLLLPDQKDGLLEKLSQAYAQYLSTKAEDNSSEGYSVDIIDNFTFTADSLVFSYPPYYLGSYAEGTIVLSIPYTELIGILKPAYLFGTTQIRSDFL; encoded by the coding sequence ATGCTTAAAAAATGGCGACAAACAATCATTTTTTTTATGATATTAGTTGGGAGTGCCATTTCAACCAAGGTGTTTGCTATTCCTTTACTGAAAGTTGAAACTCAACCGATCATTCAAGCACAAAAATGTTTGAAAGCCGAACAACAAGCTTGCTATCAAGTTGATATTCAAACAATAAAAACAAATATTGAGTGGATCAATCACTATTTTGAGGAGGCTATTCGTAAGCAATTAAAGCTTGATGAGGTAGCAGTAATTCCAGAAAATTGGTCTGAAAAAGATCAAAAAAACTTATCTCTGACTGAATTAAAACAGAATTATTTAGCTGAGTTATCTGGATTAATGCAACAAGAATTTGCCCCTTTTGGCTATTTTCAATTCTATCGCCCTAGATTTTTTGCACAAAATCAAGCATTAGCAATGTTCGTTGAAGATTTTTATCTCTTTTCTGGTGGTGCCCATGGATATGGTTCAACGAATTATCTAAATTTTGATTTGAAGTTAGGTAAAAAATTGACAGTTGATGATTTATTATTACCAGACCAAAAAGATGGGTTATTAGAAAAATTAAGTCAAGCTTATGCTCAATATTTATCAACAAAAGCAGAGGATAATTCATCAGAAGGATATTCTGTTGATATTATTGATAATTTTACTTTTACAGCAGATAGTTTAGTGTTTAGCTATCCACCTTATTATTTAGGTAGTTATGCTGAAGGGACAATTGTCTTGTCTATTCCTTATACTGAATTAATTGGCATTTTAAAGCCTGCATATTTATTTGGTACAACACAAATTCGCAGTGATTTTTTATGA
- a CDS encoding YebC/PmpR family DNA-binding transcriptional regulator: protein MAGHSKWANIKHRKAAQDAQRGKIFTKLIRELVTAAKLGGADVAANPRLRTAVDKALSNNMTRDTINRAIQRGVGGGDDTNMETIIYEGYGPGGTAIMVECLSDNRNRTVSEVRHAFTKTGGNLGTDGSVAYLFSKKGLILIAEGNEDALMEAAIDAGADDVQAQEDGSFEVYTAWEDLSSVKEGIEAAGFKVDQAEVTMIPSTTAELDAETAPKLMKLVDMLEDCDDVQNVYHNGEISDEVAALL, encoded by the coding sequence ATGGCAGGTCATAGTAAGTGGGCGAATATTAAGCATCGTAAAGCCGCACAAGATGCTCAACGAGGAAAAATTTTCACTAAATTAATTCGTGAATTAGTAACAGCGGCAAAACTTGGTGGTGCAGATGTTGCCGCAAATCCTAGATTACGGACTGCAGTAGATAAAGCACTCTCAAATAATATGACGAGAGATACTATTAATCGTGCAATTCAGCGTGGTGTTGGTGGTGGTGATGACACCAATATGGAAACGATAATTTATGAAGGATATGGTCCGGGTGGTACGGCAATTATGGTTGAATGTTTGAGTGATAACCGTAATCGTACGGTTTCGGAAGTTCGCCATGCGTTTACTAAAACAGGAGGAAATTTAGGAACAGATGGATCCGTTGCATACCTCTTTAGTAAAAAAGGTTTAATATTGATTGCTGAAGGCAATGAAGATGCGTTGATGGAAGCGGCTATTGATGCTGGTGCGGATGATGTACAAGCACAGGAAGATGGTAGTTTTGAGGTTTACACCGCTTGGGAAGATCTTAGTTCAGTGAAAGAAGGGATTGAAGCTGCAGGATTTAAAGTCGATCAAGCTGAAGTAACGATGATACCTTCTACCACAGCAGAATTAGATGCTGAAACCGCCCCTAAATTAATGAAATTAGTTGATATGTTAGAAGATTGTGATGATGTACAAAATGTATACCATAATGGGGAAATTAGCGATGAGGTCGCAGCATTATTATAA